One part of the Chryseobacterium mulctrae genome encodes these proteins:
- a CDS encoding TIGR02452 family protein, with product MKTITLYRPVGEKEMILIIESNYKKFPPRLEWQPIFYPVLDVYYASEIAEKWNTRDEAGNYLGFVTQFEVLEEEINKYPAQNVGARDHNELWVPSEEMDTFNQAIVGNIKVTKVFMGKDFKEPANADVENLLLNIKKLTMTNKGMAKDTLEILAKKFYINEHNEKINIENELETSTKGTILFSPEELSEMTKNELPETDFQTQFEVWRCSSLKAILQLTEEENQEKLMCLNFASAKNPGGGFINGAEAQEESLARTSGLYESLLQGWDYYKIHREMESCFYTDTMIYSPKVPVFRKDKGELLSKPVLCNFITSPAVNAGVVKRQEPERAHEIFGAMDVRTDKMLALALSQGNETLILGAWGCGVFKNDPNEIAELFKKHLHGKYKNKFKRVVFAILSKKEEMIKPFEGI from the coding sequence ATGAAAACTATAACATTATACAGACCCGTCGGAGAAAAAGAAATGATTTTAATTATCGAAAGCAATTACAAAAAATTTCCTCCAAGACTGGAATGGCAACCAATTTTTTATCCTGTTTTGGATGTGTATTATGCTTCCGAAATTGCAGAAAAATGGAACACGAGAGATGAAGCAGGAAATTATCTTGGTTTTGTTACCCAATTTGAAGTGTTGGAAGAAGAGATCAATAAATATCCTGCCCAAAATGTTGGAGCAAGAGATCACAATGAACTATGGGTTCCTTCGGAAGAAATGGATACTTTTAATCAGGCGATTGTAGGAAATATTAAAGTGACAAAAGTATTTATGGGGAAAGATTTTAAAGAGCCTGCAAATGCTGATGTAGAAAATTTATTATTAAACATAAAAAAACTGACGATGACAAATAAAGGAATGGCAAAAGATACATTGGAAATCCTTGCCAAGAAATTTTATATAAACGAACACAACGAAAAAATAAATATAGAAAATGAACTGGAAACTTCTACGAAGGGAACCATTTTGTTTTCACCGGAAGAACTTTCGGAAATGACAAAAAATGAACTTCCTGAAACTGATTTTCAAACTCAGTTTGAAGTCTGGAGATGCAGTTCTTTAAAAGCAATTTTACAATTAACCGAAGAAGAAAATCAGGAAAAACTCATGTGTCTGAATTTCGCATCGGCAAAAAATCCGGGCGGTGGTTTCATCAATGGTGCCGAAGCTCAGGAAGAAAGTCTCGCAAGAACTTCTGGATTATATGAAAGTTTGCTTCAAGGCTGGGATTATTACAAAATTCATCGCGAAATGGAATCTTGTTTCTACACCGATACGATGATTTATAGTCCGAAAGTTCCGGTTTTCAGAAAAGATAAAGGCGAATTGTTATCGAAGCCAGTTTTGTGTAATTTCATTACCTCTCCGGCGGTGAATGCAGGAGTTGTAAAACGTCAGGAACCGGAAAGAGCTCACGAGATTTTCGGCGCAATGGATGTAAGAACAGATAAAATGCTGGCTTTGGCTTTAAGTCAGGGAAATGAAACCTTGATTTTAGGAGCTTGGGGATGTGGTGTTTTTAAAAATGATCCAAACGAAATTGCAGAATTATTTAAAAAGCATCTTCACGGAAAGTATAAAAATAAATTTAAAAGAGTGGTTTTTGCGATTCTCTCAAAAAAGGAGGAAATGATAAAACCGTTTGAAGGAATATAA
- a CDS encoding macro domain-containing protein, which translates to MKIELIKGDITKIQADAIVNAANSSLLGGGGVDGAIHRAGGKQILDECIEIRNRQGKCTTGEAVVTTAGNITAKYVIHTVGPVWNDNEEKDSKLLANCYKNSLKLAESLGIKTIAFPNISTGVYRFQKNWLEKLLLMR; encoded by the coding sequence ATGAAAATTGAATTAATAAAAGGAGATATCACCAAAATACAAGCAGATGCAATTGTTAATGCTGCCAATTCGTCCTTACTTGGAGGAGGTGGAGTTGATGGAGCGATTCATCGCGCAGGAGGGAAACAGATTTTAGATGAATGTATTGAAATCAGAAACCGACAAGGAAAATGCACAACAGGAGAAGCTGTTGTAACAACAGCCGGAAATATTACTGCGAAATATGTGATTCACACAGTCGGTCCCGTTTGGAATGACAATGAAGAAAAAGACTCAAAACTATTAGCAAATTGCTATAAAAATTCTTTAAAATTGGCTGAAAGCTTAGGGATAAAAACAATTGCTTTTCCAAATATCAGTACAGGAGTGTATAGGTTCCAAAAGAATTGGCTGGAAAAATTGCTGTTGATGAGGTGA
- a CDS encoding NADAR family protein, which translates to MIKKFQNKEKLDFLFFWGHTVKEEITKACFSQWFPYEFEENGMSYKTAEHYMMAGKAKLFNDIETLEQILKAETPNQAKSLGRKVKNFDPQLWDEHKYEIVKQGNLLKFSQNEKFKEFLLSTNDKILVEASPYDTIWGIGMLETDPKAENPQQWNGENLLGFALMEVRDELRR; encoded by the coding sequence ATCATTAAGAAATTTCAGAATAAAGAAAAATTAGATTTTCTATTCTTTTGGGGACATACTGTGAAAGAAGAAATTACAAAAGCATGTTTCAGCCAATGGTTTCCTTATGAATTTGAAGAAAATGGAATGAGTTATAAAACTGCTGAACATTATATGATGGCTGGAAAAGCTAAATTATTTAATGATATTGAAACTTTAGAACAAATTTTAAAAGCAGAGACTCCAAATCAGGCAAAAAGTTTAGGAAGAAAAGTCAAAAATTTTGATCCTCAACTTTGGGATGAACATAAATATGAAATCGTAAAACAGGGAAATCTGTTGAAGTTTTCACAAAACGAAAAATTTAAAGAATTTTTGCTTTCAACAAACGATAAAATTTTGGTAGAAGCGAGTCCTTACGATACAATTTGGGGAATCGGAATGCTGGAAACGGATCCAAAAGCGGAAAATCCACAACAATGGAATGGTGAAAATTTATTAGGATTTGCTTTAATGGAAGTAAGAGACGAATTAAGAAGGTAA
- a CDS encoding adenylosuccinate synthetase translates to MKTAQIIIGLGFGDEGKGITTDFLAQQNPESVVIRFSGGQQAAHTVMIDEKKHIHSSFASGALRGLPSYFTEHCTIHPTFLFNEREELIQKNGNIELYIHPLAKVTTPFDVLYNRKNVKNLEHGTCGKGVGATMKRNESPYKLFAVDLIAPRTMLIEKLKGIANYYGFEEGEEIENALQDFLEAIDKIHWKIEGYEYLKSFNHLIFEGSQGILLDMDHGVFPNVTFANTTSKNAYEICQLLKIENVEIFYVTRSYSTRHGSGWMSSEKSLNLKNNQEETCTFNEFQKDLRFGDLDYDLLNYALKLDEAYVVAQKKNLVVTCLDQLDEAFKIENLKVKFDQVFGSYSPCSKDFKRID, encoded by the coding sequence ATGAAAACAGCACAAATAATTATAGGCTTAGGATTTGGGGACGAAGGCAAAGGCATTACCACCGATTTTCTGGCTCAGCAAAATCCTGAGTCTGTAGTTATTCGGTTTTCAGGAGGTCAACAGGCGGCGCATACGGTGATGATTGATGAGAAAAAACACATTCATTCCAGCTTTGCGAGTGGTGCGCTGCGTGGTTTGCCTTCGTATTTTACAGAACATTGCACGATTCACCCGACGTTTTTATTCAATGAAAGAGAAGAGTTAATTCAGAAAAACGGAAATATAGAATTGTATATTCATCCGTTGGCGAAAGTGACAACACCTTTTGATGTTTTGTACAACAGAAAAAATGTCAAAAACTTAGAACACGGAACCTGCGGAAAAGGGGTTGGTGCAACGATGAAAAGAAATGAAAGTCCGTACAAGTTATTTGCAGTTGATTTAATCGCTCCAAGAACAATGTTGATTGAAAAATTGAAAGGAATCGCCAATTATTATGGTTTTGAAGAAGGAGAAGAAATTGAAAACGCGTTGCAGGATTTTTTGGAAGCTATTGATAAAATACATTGGAAAATAGAAGGTTATGAGTATTTAAAATCATTTAATCATCTTATTTTTGAAGGAAGCCAGGGAATTTTATTGGATATGGATCACGGTGTTTTTCCGAATGTAACTTTTGCAAATACAACTTCTAAAAATGCGTATGAAATCTGTCAGTTATTAAAGATTGAAAATGTTGAAATTTTTTATGTGACAAGATCTTATTCAACCCGTCACGGAAGTGGATGGATGAGTAGTGAAAAATCGCTAAACCTTAAAAATAATCAAGAGGAAACTTGTACTTTTAATGAATTTCAAAAGGATTTGCGTTTCGGTGATCTGGATTATGATTTATTGAATTATGCCTTGAAATTGGATGAAGCTTACGTTGTTGCGCAAAAGAAAAATCTAGTGGTAACTTGTCTTGATCAGTTGGATGAAGCATTTAAAATAGAAAATCTTAAGGTGAAATTTGATCAGGTTTTTGGATCTTATTCGCCTTGTTCCAAGGATTTTAAAAGAATTGATTAA
- a CDS encoding ADP-ribosylglycohydrolase family protein: MEKNKLLLASKSLTGISVGDAFGESFFGEENLMKSYIQERIVPESSLDFTDDTIMAIAVFKSLEKFGKINQDFLAEEFTKNYYLDINRGYGPSMHQYFRAIKEGENWNEVSYSKFEGQGSMGNGGAMRASLVGAYFYDDLDQLKLNAALSCEVTHANKEAIEGTKAIALAAAFAIQENLRLIKLSQQDFIQKIQDELDDSDMKSKLNKALYLDGNPSIELLVKTLGNGINMTAQDTIPIVVWMLSRYRNNFEECLWNTVSALGDRDTTCAMAAGISILCCDGHSVPDWTKNVENWKNSRFYEN; this comes from the coding sequence ATGGAAAAAAATAAACTCTTACTCGCTTCAAAATCACTTACAGGAATTTCTGTTGGCGATGCTTTTGGAGAAAGCTTTTTCGGAGAAGAAAATTTGATGAAAAGTTATATTCAAGAGAGAATCGTTCCTGAAAGTTCTTTGGATTTTACTGATGATACGATTATGGCAATTGCTGTTTTCAAATCTTTGGAAAAATTTGGTAAGATCAATCAAGATTTTTTGGCGGAAGAGTTTACAAAAAATTATTATTTAGACATCAATAGAGGATACGGACCTTCAATGCATCAGTATTTTAGAGCAATAAAAGAAGGAGAAAACTGGAATGAAGTTTCTTATTCAAAGTTTGAAGGACAAGGCTCAATGGGAAATGGAGGTGCGATGAGAGCTTCGCTAGTTGGAGCTTATTTTTATGACGATTTGGATCAGCTTAAATTGAATGCAGCACTTTCTTGTGAAGTGACTCATGCCAATAAAGAGGCGATTGAAGGAACAAAAGCAATTGCATTGGCAGCAGCTTTTGCTATTCAGGAAAATTTGAGATTGATAAAACTTAGCCAACAGGATTTTATTCAAAAAATTCAAGATGAACTAGATGATTCTGATATGAAAAGTAAGCTAAACAAAGCTTTATATTTAGATGGAAATCCAAGCATTGAATTATTAGTTAAAACTTTAGGAAACGGAATTAACATGACTGCTCAAGATACCATTCCGATTGTTGTTTGGATGCTTTCGAGATACAGAAATAATTTTGAAGAATGTCTTTGGAATACCGTTTCTGCATTGGGAGACAGAGATACAACCTGTGCAATGGCAGCAGGAATAAGCATTTTATGTTGTGATGGACACTCAGTTCCTGATTGGACTAAAAATGTTGAAAATTGGAAAAACAGCAGATTTTATGAAAATTGA